From the genome of Bos indicus x Bos taurus breed Angus x Brahman F1 hybrid chromosome 19, Bos_hybrid_MaternalHap_v2.0, whole genome shotgun sequence:
ccccaccccaATGACGTGAGTCCTCCCGAGGCCAGCCCCAGATACCATCCCTTGGGTGTTAGGTGTAACATGCGagttttgtggggcttccctagtggttcagacagtgaagaatctgcctgcagtgcgggagacccagctttgacccctgggtcaggaaagatcccctggagaaggaaatggcaacccactccaatattcttgctgggaaatcccatggatggaggaacctggcaggctacagtccagaaagtcacagtcggacacgactgagtgacttcactttctttccctcgtagctcagttggtaaagaatccgcctgcaatgcaggagacctgggtttgatgctggggttggaaagatcttctggagaaagcaaaggctacccattccagtattctggcctggagaattccatggactgtgtaatccatggggtcgcaaagagtcggacacaactgagcgactttcactttgtggGGCACAGACATTCACGCCATTAGCCCCAGGGGACTGAACcaagctctccccacccccatcccccagcaAGACTGATGCCATGGCCTTGGCCTCACCAGAGCTGGCTTGGACCCCAGATGAAGCTGCAGTGCAGTTCTGACGCTAATCCCTGGGTTAGCACAGACCCCGCAGGTGAAGGGCCGAGGGACGAAAGCCCAccgaggaggaggtggaggccgGCCACTCAcgcagggcaggggctggggaccaGCTGGGGGACGCTGGCAGGCTGCTCAGATTGGGGGGCGGGGTGATCGCAGAATGAGCCCCTGGAGGCTGACAGCACCCTTCCGTCCCCTCGGTCAGAAATGATTCGCTCGGCCACCCCGTTCCCCCTGGTCAGCCTCTTCTTCATGTTCATCGGCTTCATCCTGAGCAACATCGGACACGTCCGTCCCCACAGGACCATCCTGGCCTTTGTCTCAggcatcttctttatcctctcGGGTGAGTGGTGCTGTTTCCGCTCGGGCACACTGGACTCCTGACACTTGGTTCCTGACCGCTGTGCCCCGGGAAGCCCTGGTCCCACAGGTGGGTCAGCTGCGAGGGACCCGCGCgtcactggcccaggcagaattGAGTCTGAGCTGGAAGAGAGTCTGAGGACCCCAGACCGGACCCTCCCCGCTGGAGGAGGGTGACCTGGTAGCTGCCGGGACACAGCTGGGATGAGAACCCAGGGTCCTCATTCCACACCATCACTGCAGcttcttctggaggaggaaatggcaacccactccagtactcttgcctggagaatcccatgggcagaggagcctggcaggctacagttcatggagttgcaagagtccgAGACGACTTAGCACTatatttcttgggcttccctgatagctcagttggtaaagaatccacctgcagtgcagaagaccccagttcagttcctgagttgggaatgcacagaagagaaagaacaccccttcctggagaagggacaggctccccactccagtattcttgggcttcccttgtggctcagccggtaaagagtccaccttcaatgtgggagacctgggtttgatccctgggtggggaagacccctttgagaagcgaaaggctacccactccagtcttctggcctggagaattccacggactgtgcagtccacggggctgcaaagagtggggacacagctgagcgactttcacttacccCACCGCTTCTTAGCTGCGGTGGTCGCGAGTGTTCCTATTCTTGGAGGGCTGTGTCCTGTGCTCCTACGTGAAAGAAACACAGTCTGCCTTTGGGATAATGGCCTCTTCACCTCCCAGCCTTCAGCTGTCCTCCAGAGACCCCGCCCCTCCCCTGGGCTACCCGGGCCCCCTCAGCGTGGACCTGTCCGCTTGCCATCATTCAGTCGTTCATGTGCTCGCTCATCCATTCCCGGCATCATCAGGCCACGTCCTGGGGCTGGATCCCaccgcccgcccccccccgcccccaaacagACAGGCAGCGTAACGGGGGATGTGGACAAGCGGGCAGGAAAACAGGGACCCTGCCTGAGAAGGGCTGGGCCTCACAGACCCAGGCGTACCTTCTGCTTTTCTATGAACTCCACAAGACTCAAGGCCCTACAGCAGCCTCAGGGCACCTGAGGTTTCATGGGCAGCAGCAGGCCAGAGATCTCAGGCTGACCCGGGCCACATGAAGTGTTTAAGGACAGCAGTAGACGCTGCTTACTCACCCCACCTTACGCCTTAGGGTTGACTTGGGCCTGATCCAGCGTGAGTGAAGTGGTGAGAAAGACCTGAATCACACTTGTATTCCTTTAACCTTCGAGGTGCCCAGCTTAACCATGTGAATGGAATTAAACCCAAACAGCTGAAAACAGAGTAATCAATTGTGTCCTCATCTAATTACAGCCATGGACTGACCAGGCTGATGCTGAGTCTGTCCTCTGCTCCATGAGGGGAGGGGTTGGGCCTCTGACGTTCCGCTGGCCAGTCTTCACCACCCCTGCCTCTCCAGGGCTTCAGGACACACCCACGGGCCACACCCAGGGGCGGGTGGGCTGCAGAGACCACCTATCCGGGGACTGGAGGCCCTGCCACCTCTGGCGGGGAACACACGTTACCCCTGAGTAAAGCAGAAACCACCTGAGGTCACCGTAGGGTGACCTGGGGGGATTCAGGACACTAGTCATTGTCCCGGCCAATGACTCAGAGGAGGGGCGGGGTGGGCTCCTGGGAGGTCCTGGCAGATCAGGAGCCCCACCTGCACGCCGGCCTCCGTCTGGAGGGTGACGGTCCAGGCAGTCTTGGGGGGTGGACTCCAGCTCCCCTTGAACCCCAGAGTGAGCTCATGGTCACCCAGGCGCCGCCTTTTCCCGGAGCCCGGAGGTGAGGCGGGTGCCCCGGGCAGCTCCGGGCCTCCTGCCTGAGCCCCCGCCCCGCAGGCCTCTCCCTCGTGGTGGGCCTGGTGCTCTACATCTCCAGCATCAACGACGAGATGCTCAACAGGACCAGGGACACGGAGACCTACTTCAGCTACAAGTATGGCTGGTCCTTCGCCTTCGCAGCCATCTCCTTCCTGTTAACCGAGGTAAAGCCTTCCCGGGGgctggatgggggtggggctgcCGGTAGGGGGAGGAGGAGACCCGCCGGGCTCCGCCCTTCATCCCGccccccccttcccctcctcctcccctcccccgggcTCCGCCCTTCATCCCGCCccgccttcccctcctcctcccctcccccgggcTCCGCCCTTCATCCCgcccccccttcccctcctcctcccctcccccatgcccTCCGCACCCTGcgcccctcccccccgcccctcccccctcccctcccctcccctcccctctggccgctacccaggcccccagcaccaGCGCCCTCCGCCTCCTCCCACAGAGCGCCGGGGTGATGTCCGTGTACCTGTTCATGAAGAGGTATACCGCCGAGGACCTGTACCGGCCTCACCCCGGCTTCTACCGCCCGCGTCTGAGCAACTGCTCAGATTACTCGGGCCAGTTCCTGCACCCGGACGCCTGGGCCCGGGGCCGCAGTCCCTCCGACCTCTCCAGCGACGCCTCCCTGCAGATGAACAGCAGCTACCCGGCGCTGCTCAAGTGCCCAGACTACGACCAGATGTCCACCTCCCCGTGCTGAGCCGCGGCCTCCCCTGGACCGCGGCCCGGACAGCCTGCCCTGCCCTCGCTGGCCCGTGAGCCCCGGCACCCCCACACCCAGCTGCTGTCGCCCGACccgtcccctccccactccccctacTAGAGGGCTGACTGCTCCGGAGGGGGCGGAGTAGCCAATCACTCCGGCCTCTGCTCCCAGGGGAGAGGTGGGCACCGCTGGATCTTCACCCACCCCACCTCACGTCTCGGCCAAGACCAAGGCCAGTGCTGGGATGCCAGGTTCTTTCCAGAGGTCCAGCTGGTCTCATGAGCCTGCTGCCTGGCCTGGCCCTCCCTCGTGATCCGGGCTGTGGGTCAAGAGGTGACCAACCCGGAGGTCTGGCTGGTTCAGAGCTGTCCAGCCGAGTCCTTGCAAAGTCCTTTATCCCTGGTGGTCACCTGCATTCCACTAGGACACACCTGTCTGCTCACTCCAGCTCCTGGCACCCCACAGCCTGGGggctctttcctcttctcccaccAGAACTCAGCTGCCCCAAATGCTCCCAGAGGGGTTAAGGTGGTCTGGACCACTCggatgaggtcacaaagagacactaGCGGCTGGTGATGTCTTGGTGTGTATGGCCCCTCAGCAACGTGTTTAACGGGGGCCTTCGATGCCTTAACCCAGAGAAGCGACTCTGACGATGGGAATTTCGGGATGGGGCTGGTCCAAGTTAATATTGCCAAGCACTATATCAGGCCCAGGGATACTGTCCTCGCTCACAGGGGCGACATTTCTGGTCTAATCGTGTAGACAGACGTCTGTCCCAGCAAAGCAGAACGCGGGTTTCGAGAGGCCGCCTGGGGTTTGGAGCTGGATTGCCGACACTGGAGTCTAAAGGAGCTGGACTCACGATAGTCCTCCCAAGGACCCTGTTAATGCCGGAGGGCCGATTTAACGCTCATACACGGCAGTGTCTGCCTGCTGGGAACGGGCTGGGAATGGGCGTGGGTCGGCAGATAGAAGCTGGAGAGGATGCGGCGGCGCCATGCCCCTTTCCCAGGTGGAATCCGGAGCAGGGAGGCGCCGGCCCCTTCCATGTGGTCCACAGATGGACACGGGAAAGGTGCCTGCGGGACGGAACCTCAGATCGCCACGTGTCTTCTCGGTGTGGCCACCTCTGGATTTGAGGTTTAGAGCAGCCAGACAAAATGGGCTCTCTACCGTATGTTTCAGTCACTCCCGATGTTCTCTCGTGCTCTCTTTAAGACAGCATTCGGTTCTTGGTGCAAAAAGCCACCATGGGTAGCATGTGGGCTCCAGGAAGAAATCCAGAAAGCTGCGCGTGCAGCCTGGGTGGCCTTGGGCAGGGCCACGCGTCTGTTTGCTGGGTGGCCATGGGCTGGGTGGCTTCAGCGGCAGACACTggttttctcatggttctggaggccagaagcctgAGGTCTAGGTGCCAGCAGACTTGATTTCTTTCGCGGCCGTTTCCCACGGCTTGTCGATGGCCATCTTCTTGACATAGCCTCACGCGGTGTTTTTCCTGCACGCCTGTGTGTGCCCTGGTGTCCAAGCCCCTCTTAGGAGGACACCCATCAGACTGGATGAGAGCCCATCCTAATGGCTCATTTTCACTTAAATCAGCTGGTTAAAGGCATTGTCTCCAAATGCAGCCATCTTCTGAGTCCAGGAGGCAAAGGCCTGAATACAAGAGTATGGGGCCAGGAGCAGGAAGAGGGGCGAGGATCGGGCAGGGGGGCGGTCAGGGGAGCGGGCAGGGATGGGGGGCGAGGAGCCAGatgcggggccgggggcggggcagcAAGGAGCCCGATTGGGGCTGGGGCACCGCCCAGCCCGTCGCAGGGAGGCTGGACCGCCTATTGTGTCAGGGGTGCCTATTGTGTCAGGGGTACGAGAGGGGAGCCAGAGAAGCGGGCCGCGGTTCCACTCCTGGCACCCTCCTGGGGAGTCCTGGGAAACCCCTTTCTGCTCCGAGGGACCTAGCCTAAGCtgtttcccacccccaccccagctcttaAGGGTCCAGCCTTGCCCGGCGGCCCCGCGTGTGGACTGCTCACCCTTGCGGGCGCACCGACACAGCTGTAAAGCCCCTTCCACCCCGTCGGCCGGCCACGACTTGTAACCTCCGTTACTGTTCACGGTTTACCCGGAAACCGGGTGCTGCCCGCCGCAGAGGGCTGGGTCAGCGCGCTTGCAGACGGTCGGTCGTTACTTCCAAGCTGACAGACGCGTGGACTCCAGCCTTCGCTGGCGTGCTGAGCTCCTTGGACATGCCTTCTTGCCCTAAAGTACCCCTCTGTCGCCGTGCCGGGCTTGCCTTTGTGCACATGGGAAAAGCAGAAGCCCGCTGCTGAGCGTGCGCCGCTGGCTGCTCGTTCGGACGGGCCTCTCGGCCTGGCCGCTGCGCCGCTCCGGCAGGCGCTCTCCCCGGACGTGCAACTTCCGCGGCTCTTCAGCACGGTTCTGGGCCCTCGTCTCCCCTCCTGCAGGCTGGGTgaaactttcttttctgtttataaattaaTCTCAGAACTGGGACCCTTGCAGCCCCTCCAGAATCAAAGGATTTTCGTGAAACATTAAAGTGTATATAAACTCAGCTCAGAAACCATAAATGACGGGCCCTTCCCCAACACACTTTCTGACTTTTTGTTTCCTCaagcacttattttaaaaaggtatatgagttttactttttcatacTCAAAATCTGGGAGGGGGCGACTAACACAACAAAGTCTGAGTCAGTATGGAGTAAAATCACTCGGGCTTACCAGTCAGGGGTGGGGGCAGTTCTGACTTCTGCTCCTTCTCACCTGGAACTCACCAGCGCCCCGCAAGTGGTGCCCCTCACAGGCCCCAGAGGTGACCTTCAGAGAAATGGCCTGTTATCAGTACCACGAGGAGTTGAGGGGCGACAATGGGGCAAGTCCACACCagcttctcagtcgtgtcctgagGACCACGTGTCAGGGAGCCCCCTCCTTCATGTTTGAGTAACTGTTTCCTTCCTAAATGAAAGCGGTGTGCTAGGGTTCTCCACAGATACAGCCAACAGGCGCATACACgcgggctcagtcgtgtctgactctgtgcgaccccggggactgcagcccgccagactcctcagCCCGtggggttgtccaggcaagaagactggagtgggttgccgtttcatgctccaggggatcttcctggcccagggattgaacctgcatctcctgtctccttcattgcaggtggtttcctgCCCTGTGGGCGGACTCtccactgactgagccaccagggaagtgacacGTGACACCTGGAACCCAAGCACCAGGTGGAGCGCGGGCACAGACGTGGGTGAACAAGCGGGTGCTTCTGAGTGCACCTGTGTTCAGTACAGACAGGCCAGGACCTGGGGCATGCGCTCAGCCTGGGGGCTGCCTCTGGCCGCCCCCCACTCCCCCGGGGTCACGGGTGGTGAGCTGTGGCCTGGCTGTAGCCGCTCCCTCCTGGCAGACACAGTCCCTGGAGCCCTGCACACCGTCCCCCGCCCTGCCCTGGGTCCTTGACTTCTGCCCTGCGACCTTGGGCGGGCCTCTCTACCCAGGGCCCACCTGGGCTTCTCCTGCCTGGCTCTGCCTGATCCCCCATCCCTTCTGCCTGGGCAGCATCTGTGCTGCTACTTCCGGGGCAGCCGCAGGCCCACCGTCCAGACACTGCTCCACCCTCTGTGTCAGCCTGGGGACCTCAGTTGTTTCATTCGTACAATGACAGCATCGTATAAAATTGTCCTCATGCTCTGCCCCCAAGCTCCATCCTTGACTCTAAAGGCTGAGGGAGTTAGAGGCAAAACCCAACCAAGCCCAcatgattccagtattcttccccagcccccacctcctgcctgggGAACGCAAGACAGTGCCCCCAAAGAGTATGGAATTTCAGCCTCTGCCTTGGATCAGCAGACAAGGCACAGCTGGTTCCCCTGGCAGGCTGAGGACTCTGGGGCCCCACCCAGGCTTCCTGCAGGCTGGGGCTGGGCTCCAAGCCTCTGTGGCCCCAGCCGGTCCCTCTGGAGCAGCAGGTAGGCTGTGCTTTGGGCAAGAAGCTGAGTCCATGGCCTCAGGCCCAGCCTCTGCTCCCTGGCCCTTTCCTGATGAGCTGGTGTTCACCGAGCTGCAGCAAGAGCCTGCCCTTGAGAAAAAGGACAGCAGAGCCCAGCATTATGGGGGCGAGGCTCTGTGCTCACCACACCGCTATCCACCCCAGGGTGGGCTCCTGGCCCCAAGAAGTTCGATGGATGCTCAGAAATGACCTTGCCATCTCAGGGCTCCTAGTGCAGAGTTTAAACTGATCTTCACCACTGGTCTTTGAATAATTAATCCCATGCTCAGCACTTATAAGAACAAGGCTCGAGGGCTTGGAGGTTTCTGATGAGGCAACAAGGAGACTTCATAGCTCAGTCTTCTCAGCAGACTGGACTTGGGTCAGTTTTTATCTTAAATCCACCCACATTCACACACCAACCTCCCCCTGCGTTTCTGACATAAGAGAACGCGCACGCAAGTGCTATGGAGTCTACCTTGTCCGTGTAAACCATTTAAACATGCATTTCTTTGTTCAGCACATCTCTGGGAGCACCGTGTGTGTGAGCCACCGTCTGCCTGGCAGCCACACAAGGTGCAGAGCAGAAAAGCAGAGTGCGGGCGATCTCCCttcaccaccccctccccgccaGTGCGACAAGTGTCACCTGGGTTTGTCTAAATCAAATTAAATCGAACTTTGAGCCCCAACTCAGCTGGGGTGCCCCCAGGCGGCTCAGAAATCCAGTGGGCGGGGGTGCAGAGGCTGCCAGGTGGCTGCAAGTCCCGGCCCGATGCAGGGGAGGTTCCAGGTCCACTCGCTCCAGGCGGCCAGGGTGCTGTCTTCCCGGTATTCCCTGGCTCATTTCCCCCCCAGGCGGGGGGCGCCCCAGAGCTCACGATCCTTCCACCGTCCCCTACCCCGTCCCCTGTCCCTGAGCTCCCTGCCCCTGGGAAGACACTCCACGTTCTGCCCCAGTGGGTCCTGAAGACGCCGTGGAGACTGCTTCTGTCCCTTCTATCAGTACTTCCTGTAAATTGGCAGGTGGAGCCTGAGGTCCGACGGGATGCAGatccaatagctctcctccaggaggcgtgaaggggcttcccaggtggcactggtggtaaacctgcctgcagtgcaggagacctgggtttgatccctggatcaggaagatcccctggaggagggcatagcaacccattctggtattcttgcctggagaatcccatggacagaggagcctggcaggctacagtccatagggtggcagagaggcggacacaactgaagtgacttagcacacacaggagGTGTGAAAACCCAGCTGTCCTTCTTGTGAAGTCAGCGGTTGATGGCTGTCATGGTTACCATGTCATAGTTATCACTATGATGGTAGCAAAATGCTGATGTTCTAACGTCACCCCTTCCCCAGTGATGAGCTGGAAGACAGCCATCCAGAGAAACAGCCATCCCCCATGTGCTGGTTTCCCCACGTCAGTCACCACCCTGCAGCCGCGTGTGCCCCGTTGTATGACACGCCGGGTCCCCAGTGGATGGACAAGACACTTCCGGCAGTAAGATCCACCAGCAGTACTTGCCAAGCTGCCCCCAGCAACCAGCCTTCGCTCGTGTCAGGACTCCCAGCCGTGATCGTCAGCCCTGTGCTGCTTCCTGGCCCTGAGCGCtccctctgtgctgctgctgtcATTgtttcgtcgctcagtcgtgtccgaccctttgtgacctcatagatggtagcccgccaggctcctccctccatcgGATTCTTCAGACTAGAAccctggagtggttgccatttcctccgccaggggatcttcctgagccagggatccaacccgtgtctgcTGCATCAGCAGGTGTGTTCTGACCACCTAGCCAGCTCCAAGGGCTTTCAACAACCACATCCCCAGTTCCCTCTAAGAAGCCTGCCCTGGTTAAAGGGCTCAGGAATGGCCACCTGTTTGTCAGTTTTAGGAGACACCCAGAGCAAGGAGGTAGGTGGGCGCCAAGTTCTCATGTCACAGGATGTTGTCAGGCCCCCCGCTCCCACCCCCGTGTGGAGAAGGGCCTTTCCTGGAGGCCCCTCCAGCTGTGAGTCACCAGCTCCCCAACCCCGAACCCCACAGGAAAAATGCAAATGGATTCTGGTGAATAGGGAGCTAACGCCACCTCTGTGTGGGAGAGGATGTTATAATACCAGGCTGTCGCCAAATTAACGTTATCAAACAAATGTGCAAAAATAGCAGCCATAATTACTCCATACAGTAGCTCAGTCTGGAGCTCTCAGTGCGGTTTTGTGCCCCTAAACACAGGGCTGTCTCTACGCCTGCTCCTCTggcctttcctccttcctcctcgcCAAGATGCTGCAGAAGAAAGAGACCCCAAGCAGGCCCCCAGAACCTCTTTGTTTCCTTGGGAAATGAGAAAAGGGTGGGAACTAAGATTTGTTCAGCAGTTACTGTGTGTCAGGTCCTTTTCCCATGGAACCCCACTGAATCATCACAACAGTTTAATGAAGGAAGCCCTGTTATTCCCATTGGACAGATCAGTAAACTGAGTCTGAGAGGTCCCCGAACTTGTCTTCCGGTCACTGGGCTTGTAGATATGAAAGCCTGGCTTTGATCAGCCCCCAAACCCATGccctttgctctttttttaattatgaaagtatgacaacacatttataggagacttggaaaatacagaacaaggttacatatagttccacagTGTATCAATGCCCTTTGCTCTTTGTCCTGATGCTACAAACGTTCCTCTGAGCAGTATCTCCCCAACCTCTCCCGCCCCGACAGACGCCTCACAGCATAGCACCTGCCGGCGGCGATGGCTCTCGGACTTGGCTGTGTCCCAGGCAGGCTGCACTCCGCTCGTGGCCTGTCCACTGCTTCAGTTCAGCTCCAGAGCCAGGACCCATCCCAGGAGAGCAAGGAGGGGGAGGAACCTTAGGATCACCTGCCCCAGCGCCAACCCCCACAACTTAACCCTTCATGTGTGAGGGAGGGAGCCCCCcaaaaggatctgcctgccaggcaggagatgaaagagacttcggttccatccctgggtggggaagaccccctggagcaggaaatggagactgactccagtgttcttggctggagaatcccaaggacagaggagcctggtgggccacagtccatggggtcacacagagtcggacacgcctgagcgcacagcgcccctgcccctccccccgccccctctccagcccccagcccccagcccccagcccccgcccctggccccgcccctctcCAGCCCCTGGCCCCGCCTCCTCACCCTGGGTCTCTGGGTGTTCTGGCTTCTGAGGAGCCCTCCCTCCACGCCCTGCCCCGCAGAGCTGGCTCAGGGTGGACACCCAGGAGCCGATGCTCTGGGCCGCCCACGGTTGTGTCCCACCTCGGGTTACTGCAATCAGCTGGCTCCCTCCAGCCTTCGGGGACACGCCACACGGAGCCTGCTTTGCTGAATTGCAGCAGAGTATAGTCGCTGGTCCTCAGTGACTGGTCGCCTCTTCTTCAGCAGGTGAACTAAGTCCCATCCCAGGCTGCAGGTGTCGTGGTTCTGGGTATTTCCTCATCCTGGTCACTGCCCTCGTAGACTCTCTAGGTTGCAACGTCTCTTTTAAATGTGATTTCTGCAACTGATCCAGACTCTGGCCATCGTTGCCCTCAGGATGGGCCTTCtggtttgtttggtttgttggAAGATGACACAAACCTGCAACCTAAGGTGACTGCCAGGGCGTTAGCCGCTCTTTAGCAGCCTATACCTGGGGCGCCAGTTTGGGGGTTAAAAGTCCAAAACATTAATTACTAAACACTAACTTCTTACAGAGAAACTAACGAGGTTTTGGACGATTAATAAATATGCTTGGTGCAACCCTGAGATGTTCTCTGtaagaaagcaaatgtttttagAGATTATCATTGGTatttatgttcaccaatctaCAGAATGCTAATATAAAGAACAGTTCATGTTTGCTTAAGGAAAGTAGGATGTAtggttttagtttaaaaaaaaccaaatgaaattacattttattaagaaCAAGAAAGTAGGTCTGCCTTATAGGTGGCCGTTTCTAAATGAACagtgattaaaagagaaaaaataaaaggcctATGGAAACTGGACCCCAAGAGAAGAGTTTTATGCATAATACAAGTTTTCTTGAGATGTTGAACTGCCCTTGATAATGGGTTTCAAGTTTCTTTCTCTAAAGTGATTtgctgtggctcagacagtaaagaatccgcctgcagtgcaggacatgcgggttcgatccctggatcggaaagaggagggcatggctacgcgctccagtattcttaactggagaatgctgtgtgcagaggagcctggaggtctacagtccatggggtcgcaaagagtctgacacgactgggtgactgacacTGGCA
Proteins encoded in this window:
- the CACNG5 gene encoding voltage-dependent calcium channel gamma-5 subunit isoform X1 — protein: MVAVIVTTGALRSLSVIEHLLCTGCSCRACSRRCLALLPPEPTPTGLTGRMGACGRKALTLLSSVFAVCSLGLLGIAVSTDYWLYLEEGVVLAQNQSTETRMSLHSGLWRVCFLAGEEQGRCFTIEYVMPASAQLTSESTVSVLKMIRSATPFPLVSLFFMFIGFILSNIGHVRPHRTILAFVSGIFFILSGLSLVVGLVLYISSINDEMLNRTRDTETYFSYKYGWSFAFAAISFLLTESAGVMSVYLFMKRYTAEDLYRPHPGFYRPRLSNCSDYSGQFLHPDAWARGRSPSDLSSDASLQMNSSYPALLKCPDYDQMSTSPC
- the CACNG5 gene encoding voltage-dependent calcium channel gamma-5 subunit isoform X2; this translates as MGACGRKALTLLSSVFAVCSLGLLGIAVSTDYWLYLEEGVVLAQNQSTETRMSLHSGLWRVCFLAGEEQGRCFTIEYVMPASAQLTSESTVSVLKMIRSATPFPLVSLFFMFIGFILSNIGHVRPHRTILAFVSGIFFILSGLSLVVGLVLYISSINDEMLNRTRDTETYFSYKYGWSFAFAAISFLLTESAGVMSVYLFMKRYTAEDLYRPHPGFYRPRLSNCSDYSGQFLHPDAWARGRSPSDLSSDASLQMNSSYPALLKCPDYDQMSTSPC